The DNA sequence TAGCTCATTTCAACCAACTAGCGCAGGGAAAGGACAAAATTTCTCCtgacaatatttaattcatgtataattcacagtatcagataaaatgccatgaatactgaaggaactctcgaacaaggtcaaatctaactaggtattttgacaaatactcggcATGAGTACCTTTCTTCATACTGGGATCGAGCTGCGACCAAGTGCAGGCATCATTCAAAAGtacatgggacattgcataatgaggcagtgaacactggaggaccggaactatacattaaccaatcaggaagctgtaaattgaataatacataataatgagacctaacacatgaggtccctccaataactgctccgaaagtggaccttagagaagcggattaaccaatcagagcatgcagtatatgtgtgtaggacgtgtaatgtaggtcattttgaaacaggactaatGCGActtcacttgccccgggcaatcaGGCAACCTTTAATGTCATTCCCTGTCTCTGTGTATCTTTGAAGAAACAAGATATCTTGTAAATCAATGATCTGTTGATGTCATAAAATAATTTAGGATCTGTAAAGTACCAATATTCATAGAACACCTGTTGGCTTACACTCACAAAGTAAACTACTGTACTCATGAGTTATAAAAAATTTAATACTTACATTTATTTTCGATGAATTGATGAAGAATGCATGATTTGCCAGTACCTGCACTTCCAATCACCAAGAACTTGAAGAGAAAGTCTGCATTTGAAGAACAGAATTTACAATATCATAAATGCATGTAAAATTGACTCTATTTCAACACTGATATGCATATTTGTGATgactttgtttttaatgtaaattgtCAGGTAAAGAAAGGCAAGGTTTTATGAGATACAGAAATCCTGCGTCATGACCAGTATAAAAGTAAAGTGAAACCCAAAAAACTTCTGTGTCCATTTGGGCGCAGAGAAATCACTACAATATGTCTACAATGTGGCATTTGCATCCACATTCAAGACAAATCTCAATGTCACAGAATAAAACTGGTCATTTCATCGCGAAATCCTCACAAACTTGCAGgcacaatatttctttcagtcCAACTTTTTGCAGACGATCACAATCTTGCTGCTGTAATAATGTAATTTACGAAAAACTACACCACACAGTTCTTCATACAGCATACAGGCCCTTGCACGCTCACACCCTTGCACCATTCAACCTctgtccgcaaaacccgtatcagaGTCGTAAAGATTAAATTTGCTCCGTTAGTTCCTCAAGACAGCCTtattcagttttgttcaaatagtgatgaaatttgtatatgCAATCTTTTTGGGCTTATTTTCtcagttttcataaaaatacatGACCTCCTCCGTATCactggtctgacagctttgaaattcTATATGCAGCTTCTTAGGGATACCCATAAGTTAcaataaaattagcataaaatttatatatttgaaatttgtggattttaaaaaaatttttcgcTCAGTTTTCTTCAAACAATGCTTCTCTGAAACTGTCCAATCAAAGTTGGTCTATAACCTTTACAGGATGACTTACtcagttttcttttaaatgatgatgaaatttgcatatacaaATATTTGAGGCTAGTTTTCTttttagtcaaaatattttttggcTTATCACTTGTCTTGCAGCTTCAAAATTAATATTAACTTCTAGGGATACacccaccatttatgttatgaCTACCGGTATAGTCGTCTAGAAATTACACATTTGTGCATTTCTTCAATACAAAGTCCATTGTGCTGAATACCAAAATTAGTAGCCTGCACTACATTACATATCAGAATGCATATCTTCAGGTAGCTGGCTCTTCCCTCGCAAGGGAAGAGTGAACTAATAAACCATTTGGCAAGTCTTTTCACATAAACTAACAGTAGAGATATACTTGCAGCTATATTGTAATATCTGTATAATGTTTTTTACTCTCTTGGTGTTATAgaacacaataatgaatattaaGTGGCAGTTGATGTCAACCCCACCCTTCCCACCTTAGGGCATAGTGGGGGGTATGGAAATTAGTcttatgaaatttgtcaaatgcccCATCCCCtttggcaagacaatctggaaaATCTCCACCTAAAACAATTCAACCCCATCTCAAAGGGTGGGGCATTCATGAATGCTGTACTTGTCCGTGAAAGTGACTAGGGGGATCAATAtgaggcaattgccccaccccctcgGGCATTATAGTTTCATGGCAAACACGGTCCAATCCCCCATACTTGTCCCCACACTTGTCCGCCATATACCCCAGGTCGGGTCCCTTGGGGATAACATAATGACTGCTGTATTTAGGTCATGTTGTTCAATTTGGAGGATAGTAATGCTAATGGGAATATAAATATAAGAGCCTGAGCAACttttatattataaatataaataaataatatataaatataaatataaaaaataataaataaggcCCACTTGTTCAATGCGTATCTCAGGATATCGGGATTATCGTTCAACAATGTTATTATATTTATACAGTTgataacaacaaaattcaatattatAGGTTATGGCCATATTCAAATGAAAGGCAAAGCAGTCGCCCACTTCCGTCCATGGGATTAAACATTTCCCCTGTAAAGGCCATGTAGACCTGTGTTAAACGATGGTCGCtctgatagagggaccgtggtttaacATTACTACAGTTTGTGAACGCAAGTTGTACATttaagccctgcgtacaggtctgtgtgttctcggcgttatacGGCTTCCTTGTGATGGGGGCAGTatcacgccgggaacacacagaagACCTTTACGCAGTGTAGTTGTACGTATACATGGTATAGGTCAGGACTCCATATTATTACTGACACTGACAGCAGATGCATGATTTGCCGTTCTCGAAAACACAAATGCAAGTGATACTCCATGCACTAAATGTGAAAGCTAAAAAAGTTCCCATTTTCGTCTGTTTTTTTGTGTCGCACGCAGTTTGAACTCGTAATTCGGTGTTTTGATGGCTCCCAACCATTTTCAACCGTTCATTGAACGAGACTATGTACACTGATGACAGGTCTATTGCaacatatttgttttgaaaaaacccACAAGCATCGGTTTTGATTGCATATCGTATCATTATTTCTATTACAGCTTAAGTTATTTTCCTTTAAACATATCAAATTAAACATGGTCATTACCTACCGTAGGTTTCAGACATTTCTTACTGACTGAATTTTGCTTTCGATTACGAAGCcatagaaaatcaaaatggcggcTGGAGACGTCACATGACAGAAAGCCCTACACAGTATTTCCGGGTCTTACCTCTCTTCGATCGTTGAAAATTTGTCTTTAAATGTAAGTGTGATATGTCACTTTGATcacaaacatgtattttcaaattaCTACAATGGTGCTGCAAATTTTCACAGAACGTATACGTTACTTCCGGGTGCGCGAGGATAATTTACATGCAGATAACGATACATTCTGCAAGGTCATGACTCCATACCTATTTTTAGACTAACAGCCTGACGTCATTCTTTCCCTGTCAGAACCTTCGGCGTGTTTCTGCACGTCAGAAAGCAATATACTTTTAAAAGTAATAATATTTGAAGTATCGCTCGCAAAAGTTAGGCGTGTTGAAAGACACGTCACCAGCTAAAGtgtatataaaaagaaaagcaacaGACGGGTAAATTAAAAAGCTGTTATCCGACTTTCTCAAAACAGCCGAGGAAAACTGGGTTGCTGTGCATAAGAATCGGCCAGCTCTGGTCAAGCCACGGGCGCAGCTCACCAGTTTTGGAATACTAGTATTTTGTCTGTTACCACGAAAAGAGTTCGCATAACTTGACCAAGAGCAAGTGAAAATGGGACTGTACCTGTCTAAGATCGTTGAAGCTATTGGAAACTTGTCAACATCACAAGCTCGAATGTTGATGCTGGGCTTGGACGCTGCAGGTCGGTAAAGTTAGACTATGTACAACCAATAGGCTACATTTCCCTGCTTGTTCCTCCACCCCCTCgcctttcaacattttttacatcaaaattctCTGTTTTCGTTTTTGTCAGCCGAAAACCAGCTTACGATGAAAAGATGTGCCATTTATGAAAGATACTCTCGACACTCAAGCCTACATCCGAGCACATGTACAACCAGTAGGCCTACGACGTTACGTGTTTCAACGTTCACATGTGCAAGTCCATACGTATTTTCTCTGCTCACTCTGTAGCATAGCAGATTACCGTATACTCTCCCTGAAGCAGGGTGCGCGATGGTGTTGCAAAGTGATGGAAATCCAATAATGATTTATTCATCTGTTTTTAATTGCGTTTGCTGAGAAATGTTGTAAAGTGGCCATTGACTTCTGTTTTTCCAGGTAAAACTACAATTCTGTACAAGATCAAACTCAATGAAACTGTGACAACGATACCAACAATAGGTTTCAACGTGGAAACTGTCAAACCGAAGAAAGGGTTAGAGTTTATTGTATGGGATGTCGGTGGACAAGAAAAAATCAGAGCATTGTGGCGACACTACTATACAGGAATAGACGGTAAGGActgatgatattttattttactctgTCCTCCCTCCCTGACCTAATGCACATGTCGGCTCACCAGCGACTGGACACACAGGACACAACACAACCCCTCTCAAACACATCAAGCAAACTGATACTGAATTGGTGGTGTAGGCCTACAGTGATCAGAATCGACTTTGCGAATGAACTTCAGCCTCTCACGAATGGCCTTCGTCATCACAGTTGCGtttggttcgatacacggccgCGCGCTGTATGCTCTAGAAAAGTTGCCGTAAAATAGGTAATACAAGTACCATTGTCCTATCCGTCGGAAtggttatttttgttcttttttttccgGAATGCttttgtactttgtccaatttttgaatgtaccatacca is a window from the Ptychodera flava strain L36383 chromosome 11, AS_Pfla_20210202, whole genome shotgun sequence genome containing:
- the LOC139144573 gene encoding ADP-ribosylation factor 1-like, whose amino-acid sequence is MGLYLSKIVEAIGNLSTSQARMLMLGLDAAGKTTILYKIKLNETVTTIPTIGFNVETVKPKKGLEFIVWDVGGQEKIRALWRHYYTGIDGLIFVVDSSDKLRLGEFIFAIQL